In Bacteroides cellulosilyticus, the genomic stretch TCTCTCACCCGGACAGGAAACTCATGCTTCCTTTGAGGCATACTTGAAACTGTATGACCGAACAATACAACAAGGATTGCAGGAAGTGAAGGAACTTCCGAACGTGCTTTCCATTGACGAGAAAGACATGGATTGTCATTCTTCCTTTCGGAATATCTATGCACTGAAAAGTCGTTATCTGGACTTTCTTGACCATCTGTACGGGGTAGAGAGCCAGCCCGAATGGTTGGAAGAGTCAAACTGCTATGGTGAAATGGAGAGTGAGACGATTGGGCGGCGAATGTCATTCTTGCGCCATGTTGCCTATCTGATAAAAAATAGAGCAAAGGCGCGGGACATTACGATGTCGGAGGGAGAGCATAACGCCCCCATAGCGAAGGAGTGGTTTTGTAGGTTGTTGGGCATTAACGGAAACGAGGAACATACCGTGGGCAATGTTCTTCCCGGGCATAATCTACAACTGATAGAGAAGAAACCCGGCCGCCCCCTGGCGGACCGACTGGATGCTCTACTTATTGATGAACGTATACTGGAACCGGAGAACGTGACGACCGTAACTTATGAGCAACTGGCAACGGATGAGGAAGGAAAGCATAAAGAATATAGTCAGTTAAGAGCGGAATTGCCGATATTCAACCGGAATAGAATAAGCGGCGACTTATTCCGCCACGGCATTTCTCTTGGTAACTACCGGATTGTAGAAGCTAAAAAGGATGAGTATCTGTTGGTGTTCCACAATAAGGAGAAAGGCGGATGGACCAATCTTGGACGTACCGATGACAAAAAGAGGTTGAATACGCTGGCGAACATCCTGCGGAGATATTTACTGGAATTGAACCGGGAGTGTGAAACGGTTTACGTATTGGAACCGGTATTGGTGAGAAAAACGGAACCTTTCCGGCTACTGATTGTGCTCCCGATGTGGACGCTTCGTTTCCACTCGCCGCGCTTCAGGGAGATGTGCAGGGAATTATTGCGCTCTATTATTCCCGCTCACCTGGCAGGCCGGATATACTGGATGGATGAGATAAGTATGCAAGGTTTTGAACATTGTTACAAGTTATTAATGAGGGCTTTGACCAACAGTGACTTGGCGGATTACAGCGCCCAATTGCTGGAAGTCATATACGAGTTGCTGGGCAAAGCGGTAGAAATACAGACATTGGATGATACGAATTGACCATATATCGTTTGAGTTCGCTGCTGCGGACGAACGGTTCGTACACGACTTGTATGCGGACTGGGATGGCTTTTGCCGTAACTGTTTTGAAAAAACGGTGGATGAATGCTTTTCTCCTTTGGATAAGGACAGGGTGTTGCGTGAAATAGAATTGTTGGAACTGGATTTGGGTGGTATCCTCGAGGAGGACTTCTACCGTGAGTTTCCCCGGCGCCTCAAAGCGGAACTGCTGAAAGTGTTGCCTTCATGGGGCATACCGACAGAGAGCGAACGGAAAAAGACGGATGCTTCGCGCCTGGAAAATCTACTGTTCTATCTGGAACACGGTTATCAGAAGGTGGAATGGGACGACAGTGCTTTCGGCCTGACGGAAGAATTGGATTGGGCCGTTTCACAACAGGCACTTCATGCAGAGAGTATCGTATCTCTTTGTATGAAAAAAAATCACGCCTTGCGCCGTCTGTTATGGCAGACAAGTGATGACAAGGCTCTTATTCGGCTCTATGCCGACTTGCTTTCCACGTCATCGTTCGGCTTGCACGAGAAACGTCGTTTCCTTGCAATACTTCTGGAGATGAAACCCGGTATACCCGTGCGTTTCATTCATGAGGATACTGATGATAACAGGCTGCAAGGTATGGCGGAACTACTCGATACGCTGTCCGTCCGTCGGATAATGGAAACTGAAACAGAAGAACATGCTGAAGTCGATCTGCCCCCATACTGGCATTATTTGTATGAATGGCTTATCAATTATTATCCCTTTAACGGGATTGCTATCTTCGGAGGCAAAGGAGATTTTATCTGTCATCTGCACCATCGGTTGCTCACATTCATCCGTAAGCGGAACTACTCTTTCTACCTCTCCAAACAAGAACTGACAGTCAACTTCCTGCTTGAAGTCTTCGGGACTGATTACTATAGGGATGTATTAAATGCTATCTATGACCTCCAGCCGCACTATGCAGACGGTTCACCTGTGTATGACGGATATTTAAACCGGGAGTTGTATCGTATCTTTTTACAACTTTCTCTACTTCGTCTGCCGATGGCGGGAGAAAGTCCGAAAGAGAAACTGGATTCCGGGTGGAAGCAAACGGCATATTCTACAGATATGGAAATGGTGGCAGAATATCTAAATGATACGCAGAAAAGTATAGCGGACAAACGAAGTTTATTCAGACTACTGACAAAGGAAAAGCCGGAAATACTGATGGATTGGTTACAATCGGAGGCTGCCAAAGACAACGCTCTACTTAGTGTTATAGCTAATATGGTTGATACTGATCTTCTCAACCGTCTGCTTTCTTCCGTTTCTTTCATGGCGATGGAAGTGGTTGACCAGGTAAGAACCTATCTACTGAACCATATATCGAAAACAGAATGGCTAAAAGGGATTTCCGAAACTCAGTTTAACTTTATTTTTTGCAAAGCAGTGTTACTTTGGATAGAAAACGAACACTGCGGTCTTTCGGAGTCGGAACGCATCGAACAACTTCTGCATCAGTTCTATCAGGAGATTTCAAGTGGTAGTAATGAGTCTTCTATCAAAATATTATCTGAAAAATTGTACTTGTCGGAAGATGTTTGGAAGCAAGATGCAGGAAATGGTAAAATACGTGTTGACATTCTGAAACTTCGACAGATATTAGCCGACAAGAGTATACCGGAACTTGTAAAACGTAGAATGACGGCATTGTTCTTGGAGCAATCCATAGAAAATGAAGAGAATGCCATATGGCTGTTACACGAGCATGAAGTATTGGAGTATACACTTACTTTAATAAGTGAGCCCGTTTTAGAAGAAATTATCAGGCAGTCGGTTGTGCGGATGAACGGTATATCCCATATTACAGAATTGTTATCCCTGTTTGATTGGCTGGTAACTAACGAACAGGCCCTCTCAGCATATTTGAAGGATAGGACATCCGGACTGAAGGTACAGATGGTTTTATGGCTGGCAAAAGTTTCCCAATCGTCAATTAAGATGGAGGGCACTGCGAGAGAAATTCTTTATTTACTTCTTATGGCATTGTTTGGCAAGGAAAATATACCGGTTGTCATTAAACAGATATTTCAAGGAAGTATTAGGGAGACAGAAACCAGGAATGAGGAATATGATGATATGGAAGCAGTACTGGACTTGCTGATGACTATCGAGGCCGGTAACGGGAATCCTGCAAAAGTAAGGTTTGAGGAATGGGTACGGAAAACCAAAAAAGATTCCGACATCCTTCCCATACTGTTGGAAAACCGTTGGAGCGCTGGAAATGGCTTTACCGATTGGCTGGAAGACGCTACCATTTCTACAGATGGTAAGCGTGAGTTGTTACAGAGAATGGTTGTCGAAAAAGTACATGAATGGGTAGGTCTGCTACGTAGGCAACCCGAAGAAAGCAAGGCTGTAATGTTTGTTGCAACCTATTTGTCAGCCCCTCTTCTTCTGCAAAGCGTGGCACAAGCGGACTTCCGTCAAGCAGCGGTATTGTCGGAAACGATTGAATGGCTGCAATGTAAAGCTGATAGGATTCCATTCCTTACCGGAAATGACAGGCTTCTTTCAACGGCTCTTTCTGAAGCATTGCTGTTCTTTATGCAAGATAGAGATACATTAGGTGGAAGATCCTTAACGGAAAAGGAGGTGGTAAAAAAATTCCTGGCTCATTTGTATTTTGTCTATACCGGAAAGACTGATTTCCAAAGCGATACGGAATGGACGAATTTACCGGTCAATCTGGCTGTTGACTTGGAAATGGAGGTATGGCAAGATGTACGGGAGGACGAGTTTGCTGATGTATTGTTACAAAAGAATATAAGCAATACCATATTCAGTCATCATATTGTTTCCGTTCTGGAAAAGTATCCGGAGAAATTTTTGGCATGGCTGGAGAAGGATGCTGATCTGGTTTTGATAAAACGGATTGTCGATGTATCGGATATAACCATACTGGGACAATTGAGTCTGTTTTTGTCTGCCATTGCAGGATTTGAATATCCTGATGATTTCAGGCGGTTGACAGGCTGGCTCAGCCGATTCGCCAATGATCGGATATTTACTTCGGATATAACCAGAGTATTGCTGTTATGGGTAAGGGAAACAAATTGGAAAAAACAAACGCCGGAACAAATGGAAGATTATTTCATTTCCCGCCTGTTCGGTAAAAACGTAGCCCGATTACCGATAGAGTGGATTGCAGACAATACTTTGCCGGAAAGTGTACGAAAAAGAATGCTCTACAACCATATCTTCTTCCGACCGAAAGAACTGTTGGATTACATTCGTCAGTCTGTGGTACGGAATACATTGCATACAGATAAATGGTTGGAATGGATGAATACCGGAGAATGGCTGCGGCTGGTTGCAAGTCTGTCTCTTTCGCAAGCAGAACTGTTGCAGCAAGTTATGGATTACATATTGATAAGTTATCCGGTTCAAAAGGAACATTTAGAGACGGCTCTGGCAACCTATATCATTGAAAATCCTTCGGAAGAATGGGCGTACAATAGCAGGGAAGAGAAAATCCGCTCATTTGTGAAATCACTTCCTATCCTGCAAGAAAAAACAGAAAATGAATTTAAAAACATAGTGAATATGATAAGTGAAAAATTAATGCCGGAAGAGGAAAAGAATTGGTTAACCGGCGAACCGATGTCTGACCCTAAAATATTCTTTATTGATAATGCAGGTCTCTGTCTGCTGTCTGCGTGGTTTCTCCGATTGCTGAGTATGCTCGATTATCTGAACGAGGCAAGGAAAGATATCAAAGATACGAAATCAAGAATTCGTGCCATATTCTTGCTACAATACCTCACTTACCAAGAAGAAAAGGAA encodes the following:
- a CDS encoding contractile injection system tape measure protein, which translates into the protein MIRIDHISFEFAAADERFVHDLYADWDGFCRNCFEKTVDECFSPLDKDRVLREIELLELDLGGILEEDFYREFPRRLKAELLKVLPSWGIPTESERKKTDASRLENLLFYLEHGYQKVEWDDSAFGLTEELDWAVSQQALHAESIVSLCMKKNHALRRLLWQTSDDKALIRLYADLLSTSSFGLHEKRRFLAILLEMKPGIPVRFIHEDTDDNRLQGMAELLDTLSVRRIMETETEEHAEVDLPPYWHYLYEWLINYYPFNGIAIFGGKGDFICHLHHRLLTFIRKRNYSFYLSKQELTVNFLLEVFGTDYYRDVLNAIYDLQPHYADGSPVYDGYLNRELYRIFLQLSLLRLPMAGESPKEKLDSGWKQTAYSTDMEMVAEYLNDTQKSIADKRSLFRLLTKEKPEILMDWLQSEAAKDNALLSVIANMVDTDLLNRLLSSVSFMAMEVVDQVRTYLLNHISKTEWLKGISETQFNFIFCKAVLLWIENEHCGLSESERIEQLLHQFYQEISSGSNESSIKILSEKLYLSEDVWKQDAGNGKIRVDILKLRQILADKSIPELVKRRMTALFLEQSIENEENAIWLLHEHEVLEYTLTLISEPVLEEIIRQSVVRMNGISHITELLSLFDWLVTNEQALSAYLKDRTSGLKVQMVLWLAKVSQSSIKMEGTAREILYLLLMALFGKENIPVVIKQIFQGSIRETETRNEEYDDMEAVLDLLMTIEAGNGNPAKVRFEEWVRKTKKDSDILPILLENRWSAGNGFTDWLEDATISTDGKRELLQRMVVEKVHEWVGLLRRQPEESKAVMFVATYLSAPLLLQSVAQADFRQAAVLSETIEWLQCKADRIPFLTGNDRLLSTALSEALLFFMQDRDTLGGRSLTEKEVVKKFLAHLYFVYTGKTDFQSDTEWTNLPVNLAVDLEMEVWQDVREDEFADVLLQKNISNTIFSHHIVSVLEKYPEKFLAWLEKDADLVLIKRIVDVSDITILGQLSLFLSAIAGFEYPDDFRRLTGWLSRFANDRIFTSDITRVLLLWVRETNWKKQTPEQMEDYFISRLFGKNVARLPIEWIADNTLPESVRKRMLYNHIFFRPKELLDYIRQSVVRNTLHTDKWLEWMNTGEWLRLVASLSLSQAELLQQVMDYILISYPVQKEHLETALATYIIENPSEEWAYNSREEKIRSFVKSLPILQEKTENEFKNIVNMISEKLMPEEEKNWLTGEPMSDPKIFFIDNAGLCLLSAWFLRLLSMLDYLNEARKDIKDTKSRIRAIFLLQYLTYQEEKEYRETELVFNRLLVGLPMHIPLPKRLELTAEEKQIADSLLSAVKAHWSKMNGTSMKGFLQSFVTRTGRLEEQDEKWVLTVDDKAFDILLDSIPWGFRQIRLPWLKKYIQVKWHEKQEF